From a region of the Arachis ipaensis cultivar K30076 chromosome B09, Araip1.1, whole genome shotgun sequence genome:
- the LOC110266638 gene encoding uncharacterized protein LOC110266638 codes for MGPINFGRVRVAMRATKKTNEEPKRFEMFIATRSSRKRKEVDVETQTTVEDFQHRQAADETEEEAFEALFGKEQPGRLRLYGRSVTKSDLKNHDEINEIKNQHKEEVSGLKDKLGHMEAK; via the exons CGagcaacaaagaaaacaaacgagGAACCAAAAAGGTTTGAGATGTTCATTGCTACCCGATCAAGTCGGAAGAGGAAAGAAGTGGATGTGGAAACACAAACTACTGTT GAAGACTTCCAACACCGCCAAGCTGCTGATGAAACAGAAGAGGAAGCATTTGAGGCTTTATTCGGGAAAGAACAACCAGGTCGGTTAAGGTTGTATGGAAGATCTGTGACAAAAAGTGATTTAAAAAATCACGATGAAATTAATGAAATCAAGAATCAGCACAAAGAAGAAGTGTCTGGTCTGAAGGATAAACTTGGACACATGGAGGCCAAATAG